In the genome of Pseudomonadota bacterium, one region contains:
- a CDS encoding GMC family oxidoreductase N-terminal domain-containing protein: MDDNTVDFIVVGAGSAGCALAEALSADGRHTVAVVEAGGHDRRWAIRVPIGYAFTFNDAAVNWKYWTEPDPGLADREAYWPRGKVVGGSSSINAMLYCRGLPADFDDWAAAGARGWAWSDVKPVYEAMENKRRLGENTSSEGPLYVTDTRRECHPVNTAFLHAAREAGWPTTDDYNRRGSEEGLCYFHSTTRDGRRWSSADAFLRPALARPNVSLITDALVSTLVWAEGGVAGIALVDGRTLMARREVILSAGAVNSPALLQRSGIGPGTLLQSLGIPVHADLPAVGQHMQDHLAVTYFYNATVPTLNSELSPILGQAKAAIRYLLGRRGPLSLPVNQCGGFMRSRPELDVPDMQIYLNPVTYSSGGGGEFRATIDPEPGFILSFCPCRPTSRGSVEVRSRDPAVAPRIQANSLSTEKDLEDIRRGGALLRGLTAAPTFKRITRNAFSPHPDILDDDGLIRDFRERAGTNFHPSCTCRMGRDARDSVLDARLRVHGVRGLRVADASSFPNITSANTNAPCMMVGRLAGQLILEDHA; encoded by the coding sequence GTGGACGACAACACAGTTGACTTCATCGTGGTCGGTGCCGGCTCCGCCGGGTGTGCGTTGGCCGAGGCGTTGAGTGCGGACGGGCGCCACACGGTGGCGGTGGTCGAAGCCGGCGGCCACGACCGCAGGTGGGCGATCCGCGTGCCGATCGGCTACGCGTTCACGTTCAACGACGCAGCGGTCAACTGGAAGTACTGGACCGAGCCGGACCCCGGCCTCGCCGACCGCGAGGCCTACTGGCCGCGGGGCAAGGTGGTCGGAGGCTCGAGTTCGATCAACGCGATGCTCTACTGCCGGGGTCTGCCAGCCGACTTTGACGACTGGGCTGCTGCCGGTGCGAGAGGATGGGCGTGGTCGGATGTCAAGCCGGTCTACGAGGCGATGGAGAACAAGCGTCGACTCGGCGAGAACACGTCCAGCGAGGGGCCGCTGTACGTCACGGACACGCGGCGGGAATGCCACCCGGTGAACACGGCTTTTCTCCACGCGGCGCGCGAGGCCGGCTGGCCGACGACAGACGACTACAACCGGCGCGGCAGCGAGGAAGGGCTCTGTTACTTCCACAGCACCACGCGCGACGGGCGCCGCTGGTCGTCTGCCGATGCCTTCCTGCGTCCCGCGCTCGCGCGACCCAACGTCAGCTTGATCACTGACGCGCTGGTGTCGACACTGGTCTGGGCCGAGGGCGGCGTGGCGGGTATCGCCCTGGTTGATGGGCGCACGCTGATGGCCAGGCGCGAGGTCATCCTCAGCGCCGGTGCGGTGAACTCGCCGGCGTTGCTGCAGCGTTCGGGGATTGGCCCCGGCACGCTGCTGCAGTCGCTCGGCATCCCGGTACACGCTGATCTGCCGGCTGTCGGGCAGCATATGCAAGACCACCTGGCGGTGACGTACTTCTACAACGCGACCGTGCCGACGCTCAACTCCGAGCTGAGCCCGATTCTCGGGCAGGCGAAAGCGGCCATACGCTACCTGCTCGGCCGCCGGGGGCCGCTCAGTTTGCCGGTCAACCAGTGCGGCGGTTTCATGCGCTCGCGGCCCGAACTCGACGTGCCAGACATGCAGATCTACCTCAACCCGGTAACGTACAGCAGCGGCGGCGGAGGTGAGTTCCGCGCCACCATCGACCCGGAGCCCGGCTTCATTCTGTCGTTCTGCCCCTGCCGACCAACCAGCAGGGGCTCGGTCGAAGTCAGGAGCCGCGACCCGGCCGTGGCGCCGCGCATCCAGGCGAACTCGCTCTCGACCGAGAAGGACCTCGAGGACATCCGGCGTGGCGGTGCGTTGTTGCGTGGTCTGACCGCGGCACCCACGTTCAAGCGCATCACCCGCAACGCCTTCTCGCCGCACCCGGACATCCTCGACGACGACGGACTGATCCGTGACTTTCGTGAGCGCGCCGGCACGAACTTTCACCCGAGCTGCACGTGCCGCATGGGCCGGGATGCACGCGACTCGGTGCTCGACGCCCGCTTGCGGGTGCACGGCGTGCGTGGCCTGCGGGTGGCCGACGCGTCGAGCTTTCCGAACATCACCTCAGCCAACACCAACGCGCCATGCATGATGGTGGGCCGGCTGGCAGGGCAACTGATTCTGGAGGACCACGCGTGA